From the Wolbachia endosymbiont (group B) of Protocalliphora azurea genome, one window contains:
- the ykgO gene encoding type B 50S ribosomal protein L36, with amino-acid sequence MKVKGSLKSHRNRDKNCKVVKRGGKVYIINKVKPRCKARQGS; translated from the coding sequence ATGAAAGTTAAAGGATCGCTAAAATCTCATCGTAACAGAGATAAAAATTGTAAAGTTGTGAAAAGGGGTGGTAAGGTTTATATTATAAATAAGGTAAAGCCAAGATGTAAAGCGCGTCAAGGTTCTTAG
- the ccmC gene encoding heme ABC transporter permease CcmC — MFLLKPTNFTSFTKKALPWLGVICFACFLIGMFLALFFSPGDYKQGEIVRIMYLHVPSAWLALGIYGLIASLSFISLVWNNSVASVLAHAAAPAGTVFSAICLITGSVWGKGTWGTWWVWDARLTSMLILFFLYVGYLSLWSAFDNQARAEKSSAVFAIFSAINIPIVKFSVNLWSTLHQPASIFRKGGVAIEGSLLLPLIAMFIFCTTLFLVVWILNALHLINLQKIKREISMRY; from the coding sequence ATGTTTTTATTAAAGCCTACAAATTTCACTTCTTTTACTAAAAAAGCTCTACCTTGGCTTGGGGTTATTTGTTTCGCATGTTTTTTAATTGGAATGTTCTTGGCATTATTCTTCTCCCCAGGAGATTATAAACAAGGAGAAATTGTACGAATTATGTATCTTCATGTGCCTTCTGCATGGCTTGCTCTTGGAATATACGGACTCATTGCATCACTCAGTTTCATTTCATTGGTGTGGAACAATAGCGTTGCTAGTGTTTTGGCACATGCTGCTGCTCCTGCAGGGACAGTCTTTTCGGCAATATGCTTAATCACAGGTAGCGTCTGGGGAAAAGGAACATGGGGTACTTGGTGGGTATGGGATGCAAGGCTTACTTCAATGCTGATTTTGTTCTTTCTGTATGTTGGTTATCTTTCATTGTGGAGCGCTTTTGATAATCAAGCAAGAGCAGAGAAATCATCAGCAGTATTTGCCATTTTTAGTGCTATAAATATTCCCATAGTAAAATTTTCTGTGAATTTATGGTCTACTCTTCATCAGCCAGCAAGTATTTTTAGAAAAGGTGGAGTAGCAATAGAAGGTTCTTTACTGCTGCCACTCATTGCAATGTTTATATTTTGTACCACACTTTTTTTAGTAGTGTGGATACTTAATGCCCTTCATTTAATTAATTTGCAGAAGATAAAGAGAGAAATCAGTATGCGGTATTAG
- a CDS encoding IS256 family transposase: MSQANRTTGLVDYKELETNILSSIREGRPLTGRDGALTPFIKRLLEASLEGEIESHMSAKSEENNRRNGRNAKTLRTSSGSFELLTPRDREGSFEPQIVKKRQTSLHPELEAKVLSTYASGMGYRDIASHVEEIYDHKISAAEISNITDKLLPIINEWRSRPLQSVYPIVFMDGMFFKVKEDGHCVSKCMYNILGINQNGRKEVLGFYLAESEGANFWLGVLNDLKERGVEDILIACVDGLKSFPAAINSVFPSAEVQLCIVHQIRNSLKYVSSKDVKVFMNDLKKIYRASSKEIAENYLLELEEKWGEKYPLVIKSWQNNWENLSSYFKYSGPVRKLIYTTNPIEGLHRQIRKFTKTKGSFTSTNALYKQVYCAIKKVEQRWIMALPNWALTMSQLDIFFPDRLKIELN, encoded by the coding sequence ATGAGTCAAGCAAATAGAACTACTGGTTTGGTAGATTATAAAGAATTAGAAACAAATATCCTGTCATCTATACGAGAAGGAAGACCATTGACAGGAAGAGATGGAGCATTAACACCGTTTATAAAAAGGCTGCTAGAGGCAAGTCTGGAAGGTGAAATAGAAAGCCACATGTCAGCTAAAAGTGAAGAAAATAACCGAAGAAATGGAAGGAATGCAAAAACTTTACGTACAAGTTCAGGCTCATTTGAACTATTAACACCAAGAGACAGAGAAGGAAGCTTTGAACCGCAAATAGTCAAAAAAAGGCAAACAAGCCTACATCCAGAACTTGAAGCAAAGGTCTTAAGTACATACGCCAGTGGCATGGGATACAGAGACATAGCTTCACACGTTGAGGAAATATATGACCATAAAATATCAGCAGCAGAGATATCCAATATTACTGATAAACTGCTACCAATAATCAATGAATGGCGCAGCCGTCCATTGCAATCAGTGTATCCAATAGTGTTCATGGATGGCATGTTTTTTAAGGTCAAGGAGGACGGACATTGCGTAAGTAAATGCATGTATAATATATTGGGTATAAATCAAAATGGCAGAAAAGAAGTATTAGGTTTTTATCTGGCTGAAAGTGAGGGAGCTAACTTCTGGTTGGGAGTTTTAAATGACCTCAAAGAAAGAGGAGTAGAAGATATTCTGATTGCATGTGTAGATGGGCTAAAAAGCTTTCCTGCAGCCATCAACAGTGTATTTCCCAGTGCAGAAGTGCAGCTATGTATAGTACACCAAATAAGAAATTCTCTGAAATATGTATCCAGTAAAGATGTAAAAGTTTTCATGAATGATCTGAAAAAAATATATCGTGCTTCAAGTAAAGAAATTGCTGAGAATTATCTGCTTGAGCTGGAAGAAAAATGGGGAGAAAAGTATCCTTTAGTTATAAAATCCTGGCAGAACAATTGGGAAAACTTATCCAGTTATTTTAAGTATTCTGGGCCAGTTAGGAAGCTGATTTACACCACTAATCCAATTGAGGGGTTGCATAGACAAATCAGGAAATTTACTAAAACTAAGGGTTCATTTACTAGTACAAATGCCTTGTACAAACAGGTATATTGTGCTATAAAAAAGGTAGAGCAAAGGTGGATTATGGCTCTCCCTAATTGGGCTTTAACTATGTCTCAACTTGATATTTTCTTTCCAGATAGATTGAAAATTGAGTTGAACTAA
- the recG gene encoding ATP-dependent DNA helicase RecG, producing MNVDEQSSVLTFLNSKIENIPKFHSAILPKLCGGDRVMDLLFYRPLSYVDRSKSLPDAQVGEFTTFMAKVYEHQRPTVRGRPYKIIVESESQYLFIVFFNYSVKYLYKLFPVGTDIVISGKLEKFAEHWQITHPDYMLSDINQFKEIACIEPVYQLCRGITNKSIRNIISSNLKDLPDLPEWIDETLIKQKKWLNWKESIIRLHRPSSLAEAEVCRERLAYDELFAYQLALKLARENHVKKEGKEFIILSKYKEQVLNELPFQLTNDQIRAIDEISERQKSRYRMVSLLQGDVGSGKTVVALFAMLNVVENNMQAALMAPTTILAEQHYNWIEEALSCTDIKVALLTGKTARKERKIIMNELASGILNIVIGTHALFQANVTFKNLGLAVIDEQQRFGVIQRNRLVGKGENTDILFVTATPIPRTLQQAMYGDVECSILREKPKSRLPIKTVIMNVKKVSDIIQRLKNAINRGEKAYWICPYIEENEELNIAAAEMRFQELQKTFFDRVGIIHGKLTQEQKDQVMFSFKRNEFSLLVATTVIEVGIDVPDATIMIIENAEQFGLSQLHQLRGRVGRGNKPSFCVLLYDNLSKSSYSKLKIMCESQDGFYIAEKDMMLRGSGDILGTKQSGCMEFKFADLYEDRELLNLAYNSAKGTIANFELLLDIFEYRSRLHFSKFQ from the coding sequence ATGAATGTTGATGAGCAGTCAAGTGTGCTGACTTTTCTAAATAGTAAAATTGAGAATATACCAAAGTTTCATTCCGCAATATTGCCTAAACTTTGCGGTGGAGACAGAGTAATGGACTTGCTGTTTTATAGGCCGCTCAGTTATGTGGATAGAAGTAAATCACTACCTGATGCTCAAGTAGGAGAATTTACAACTTTTATGGCAAAAGTGTATGAGCACCAGCGCCCCACTGTTAGAGGTAGGCCATATAAAATAATCGTTGAAAGTGAAAGTCAGTATTTATTTATAGTTTTTTTTAATTACTCAGTTAAATATTTGTATAAATTATTTCCAGTTGGAACAGATATAGTAATCAGTGGTAAACTTGAAAAGTTTGCCGAACATTGGCAAATTACTCACCCAGATTATATGTTATCTGATATCAATCAATTTAAAGAAATAGCCTGCATAGAGCCAGTTTACCAATTATGTCGCGGTATTACTAACAAGAGCATTAGAAACATAATAAGTTCTAATCTAAAAGATTTGCCTGATTTGCCAGAGTGGATAGATGAAACATTAATCAAGCAAAAGAAATGGCTGAATTGGAAAGAAAGCATCATAAGATTGCACAGACCGAGCTCACTCGCAGAAGCAGAAGTTTGCAGAGAAAGACTTGCTTATGATGAGCTATTTGCGTACCAGTTGGCACTAAAGCTTGCAAGGGAAAATCATGTAAAAAAAGAGGGAAAAGAATTTATAATATTGAGTAAATACAAAGAGCAGGTCTTAAATGAATTACCGTTCCAATTAACAAATGATCAAATTCGAGCGATAGATGAAATCTCAGAAAGACAAAAATCCAGATACCGCATGGTAAGTCTGCTGCAAGGTGACGTTGGGAGTGGCAAAACTGTAGTTGCACTCTTTGCGATGCTGAATGTGGTAGAAAATAACATGCAAGCAGCTCTAATGGCACCAACTACTATCTTGGCTGAGCAACATTATAATTGGATCGAAGAAGCTCTATCTTGTACTGATATAAAAGTTGCTTTGCTTACCGGTAAAACTGCGCGCAAGGAAAGAAAGATTATTATGAACGAACTTGCAAGTGGTATTTTAAATATAGTAATTGGTACTCATGCATTATTTCAAGCTAACGTTACATTTAAAAATTTAGGACTCGCAGTCATAGACGAACAACAGCGATTTGGAGTGATACAGAGGAATCGGTTGGTAGGAAAAGGAGAAAATACCGATATACTTTTTGTTACTGCAACTCCCATTCCAAGAACCTTGCAGCAAGCTATGTATGGTGATGTTGAATGTTCTATTTTAAGGGAAAAACCAAAATCTAGATTGCCAATAAAAACCGTTATTATGAACGTTAAAAAAGTATCAGATATTATTCAAAGACTGAAAAATGCTATAAATAGAGGCGAAAAAGCATATTGGATTTGTCCATACATAGAAGAAAACGAAGAACTCAATATTGCCGCAGCAGAAATGCGCTTTCAGGAACTACAAAAGACATTTTTTGATAGAGTCGGAATAATACACGGAAAACTAACTCAAGAGCAGAAAGATCAAGTGATGTTTTCCTTCAAGAGAAATGAATTTTCTCTGCTTGTTGCAACCACTGTGATAGAAGTTGGCATAGATGTACCAGATGCAACTATTATGATTATAGAGAATGCAGAGCAGTTCGGGTTATCGCAATTACATCAGTTAAGAGGTAGAGTAGGACGAGGAAATAAACCGTCTTTTTGTGTACTGTTATATGACAATCTCAGTAAAAGTTCGTATTCAAAGTTAAAGATTATGTGTGAGTCACAAGATGGATTTTATATTGCTGAAAAGGATATGATGCTGAGGGGTAGCGGAGATATTCTAGGCACAAAACAATCAGGGTGCATGGAGTTTAAATTTGCTGATTTATATGAGGACAGAGAATTGCTCAACCTTGCATATAATAGTGCAAAAGGTACAATAGCTAATTTTGAATTACTGCTTGATATATTTGAATATAGAAGTAGACTACATTTTTCAAAATTTCAGTAA
- a CDS encoding pyruvate, water dikinase regulatory protein: MTLKKLNLHLVSDSSGETVISVAKSALKHFRSVETIEYVWSFVKGEEQIDKILEEIERKSDEHNFVICTITDDGLRKYLKDNCIKLKIPYRAILSHIIREISSYLEIEKDEKLDLYTEINNEYFQRIEAINYTINHDDGQNIQDIDKADIILVGVSRTSKSPTSMYLAYRGYKVANVPFVSEIPFYVDLAKLRNKLTIGVTIDVRRLIEIRKNRLTSINNEGNNIYADPRKVEKEIKEAEEFFKQNNWPIIDVTQRSIEEVSATIIQYFNKI; this comes from the coding sequence ATGACCCTTAAAAAGCTTAACCTACACTTAGTGTCAGATTCAAGTGGTGAAACTGTTATATCAGTTGCAAAATCAGCCCTGAAACATTTTCGTTCTGTAGAAACTATCGAATATGTTTGGTCTTTTGTAAAAGGAGAAGAGCAGATCGATAAAATTCTGGAGGAAATTGAGAGAAAAAGTGATGAGCATAACTTTGTTATATGCACTATTACTGATGATGGGCTCAGAAAATATCTAAAAGATAATTGTATCAAGTTAAAAATTCCATATCGAGCAATATTATCACATATTATTAGAGAAATCTCATCCTATCTTGAAATTGAAAAGGATGAAAAACTTGACCTGTATACTGAAATAAATAACGAGTATTTTCAGCGTATTGAGGCAATAAACTATACCATCAATCACGATGATGGACAAAATATTCAAGATATTGATAAAGCCGATATAATTTTGGTTGGAGTTTCACGCACATCAAAATCTCCCACTAGTATGTATTTAGCTTACCGAGGCTATAAAGTTGCAAATGTTCCTTTTGTTAGCGAGATACCCTTTTACGTCGACTTAGCAAAATTAAGAAATAAACTGACTATAGGAGTAACAATAGACGTAAGAAGGCTAATAGAAATACGCAAAAATAGACTGACTTCAATTAATAATGAAGGTAATAATATATATGCTGACCCTAGAAAAGTAGAAAAGGAAATTAAAGAAGCAGAGGAGTTCTTTAAGCAAAATAACTGGCCAATTATTGATGTTACGCAAAGGTCGATCGAAGAAGTATCAGCAACAATTATACAATATTTTAATAAAATTTAA
- a CDS encoding type II secretion system protein GspD yields MYAALMAILKCLILLFIISCTHLPNKQHSVNIDNYKHDYSLQQYNTPLKNNEPAIPEMIPLPVEFPDLTTSNQFLSINVDEKVPVKDLLIEIGKLSDINLDIDPKISGNITLKLKDKNINEVIQNIANSAKLRYSMNNGVIRIEQDLPYAQNYYVDFINIQHSAQSNFVVSGNVTSSDADRNVRKSQYSSDLWSSLEKGLNAIMDVNGVDDGEFLSSNREAGVIILNARKDIHKAVEEYINKVKKLASSQVMIEAKIVEVVLDDKYLSGINLNDLHNETKSITNQDSSITSLVMNSDLENLVKTLDKFGTSTVISSPRVHAINNQQAMISFTKNHIYFTSDIQKDTGNSNHALITKMNSTPIGVVLIIHPSINIDTNEIFMDIHPTLSRINNYTKDPNIEYVAQQNKMKLNSDIPIIETREMHSTLKIKSGEVMVIGGLIEHRKDNQNLLHQKSKKLAKTVETVIFLKATIVPTLGLLDIKDRNLYIY; encoded by the coding sequence TTGTATGCTGCCCTCATGGCTATTTTAAAATGTTTAATACTCCTTTTCATTATTTCTTGCACACATTTACCTAACAAGCAACATTCTGTTAATATAGACAATTATAAGCACGATTATTCGTTGCAACAATATAATACTCCTTTGAAGAATAACGAACCAGCAATACCAGAAATGATACCTTTACCGGTAGAGTTTCCCGATCTTACAACCAGTAATCAGTTTCTTTCGATTAATGTTGATGAAAAAGTACCAGTAAAGGATTTACTGATTGAAATAGGAAAACTTTCTGACATTAACTTAGACATAGATCCCAAAATATCAGGTAATATTACTTTAAAGCTAAAAGATAAGAACATAAACGAAGTAATTCAGAATATAGCCAACAGCGCCAAATTGCGTTACTCAATGAATAATGGTGTAATTAGAATTGAACAAGATTTGCCATATGCACAAAATTATTACGTAGACTTCATCAATATTCAACACTCTGCTCAAAGCAATTTTGTCGTTAGTGGCAATGTTACAAGCAGCGATGCTGACAGGAATGTTAGAAAGTCTCAATATAGCAGTGACTTATGGAGTTCATTAGAAAAAGGCTTAAATGCAATAATGGATGTTAATGGAGTGGATGATGGTGAATTTCTTTCATCCAACAGAGAAGCTGGTGTCATTATTCTAAATGCTAGAAAAGATATTCACAAAGCTGTTGAAGAATATATTAATAAAGTTAAGAAATTGGCGTCTTCTCAAGTAATGATCGAGGCCAAAATAGTTGAAGTTGTATTAGACGATAAATACCTTTCTGGTATCAACTTAAATGATTTGCATAATGAAACAAAATCTATAACAAATCAAGATAGTTCCATTACTAGCCTGGTAATGAACTCTGATTTAGAAAATTTAGTAAAAACTTTAGACAAGTTTGGCACTTCAACCGTAATTTCAAGCCCTAGAGTACATGCTATAAATAATCAGCAAGCAATGATTTCATTTACTAAAAACCATATCTATTTTACTTCCGATATACAGAAAGATACCGGAAACTCCAATCATGCCTTAATTACCAAGATGAATAGCACTCCAATAGGTGTGGTGTTAATAATCCACCCAAGCATTAACATTGATACTAACGAAATATTTATGGATATACACCCAACCTTATCAAGAATTAACAATTACACTAAAGACCCAAATATAGAATATGTCGCACAACAGAATAAAATGAAATTAAATAGTGACATTCCAATTATTGAAACCAGAGAAATGCACTCTACGTTAAAAATTAAGAGCGGCGAAGTTATGGTAATTGGTGGGCTTATAGAGCATAGAAAAGATAACCAAAACTTATTGCATCAAAAGTCAAAAAAACTGGCTAAGACAGTAGAAACCGTCATCTTCCTGAAAGCAACAATCGTACCAACACTTGGTTTATTAGATATAAAAGATAGGAATTTATATA